CTGTTTGACCGCGGCCTGGCTGCGGGTGGTGTGCACGGCGTGGCCGACCAGCAGGATCGGTTTCTCGGCGGCGCGGATCAGCCGCGCCGCCTCGGCGATCTCCGGCGCACCGGCGCCCTGGCCGACCAGCCGGTAGCGTTGCGGCGGCAGCGGATCGGGTACGTCGAGTTCCTCGAGCAGCACGTGCGCGGGGTACTCGACGTAGCTGGGCCCCGGGGTGCCCGACATCGACCGCCGGATGGCCTCGCGGATGATCTCGTCGGTCTGGTCCGGGTACTCGATCGAGGCACTGTACTTCACCGACGGCGCGAAAAGCGGCTCCTGGCGGACGAATTGGATGCGGCCGCGGCGCACCCGGCGCTCGGTGATGCGGGCCCGCTGACCGCCTAGGAAGATCACCGGCGAGTTCTCCACCTTCGCGCACTGGATCGCACCGGCGATATTGGCCATGCCCGGCCCCAGGGTGCCGATGCACAGACCGGGTCCGCCGGTCATCCGGGACACCGCCTCGGCCATGAAGCCGGCCGCCAGCTCGTGGTGGGGTGCGACCACCGACCAGCCGCGGGCGTGGGCCTCGGCGAACATGTGCACGAAGTTGGGGTCGGGGATGCCGAAGATGGTGTTGACGCCTTCGGCCTCGAACAGGTCGAGGATGCGTTTGTAGACGGGGACGCCCATCGGAACTCCTTTATCGGTAGCGCTTGGCGAGTTGACTGCGGTGTGCTGCGGGTGAGCCGAACAGCGCGCGGTTCAGCGTGGCGCGTTTGAGGTAGACGTGGATTCCGCTCTCCCAGGTGTAGCCGATGCCGCCGTGCAGTTGCATTGCCTTGCTGGCGATCTCGACGGCCGCCGGACACACGTGCGATTTGGCCATGGCGGCGGCCACCCCGACGTCCGGCGCGTCGTCGACGATCGCGGCCACGGCGGCGTCGATGAGCTGGCGGCAGATGCTGATCTCGACGTACATGTCGGCGCAGGTGTGTTTGACCGCCTGGAACGACCCGATCGGCCGGCCGAACTGGTGACGCACCTTCACATAGGACACGGTCCTGGCCAGCATCGCCTCGGCGAGCCCGAGGCTGTCGCAGGCGACCGCGACCGCGGCCCGGTTGCGCAACCGTTCGATGGCCGGTACTGGGTCGTCATCGAATTCCAGGGTCTCACCGCTGATCTGCGGGTCGATCGCCCCCAGGCTGCGCGTCTCGTCGACCACCGGCCGGGGGGTGACCTCGGGCGCGGCGACGGTGACGCCGTCGTCACCAACGATCAGGATGTGGTCGGCGCCGGGGGCGTCGGGCACGAAGTCGGGACCCTCCAGCGCGACCGCGAGCCGGGTGTCACCGGAGGCCACCCGGTTCAGCAGCCGGTCGCGGGTTTCGCTGGGCGCCAGCGCGTTCAGGGTCGCCACCGCCAGCACCGCACCGCCGAGATAGCTGGTCGTGGATGCTGCACGGCCGAGTTCGGTGCAGATGACCGCGGTTTCGGCGAACGTCGCGCCCGCCCCGCCGTATCGCTCGTCGATCTCCAGCCCGACCCAGCCGGCGTCGACCAACGTCACCCAGTCGACGGTGCGCTCCTTGGCCAGCAGGTCGGCCGCGACCGAGCGCAGTTCGTCGTGGAATTCGCTGAAGTCGCCGGCCATCAGACTGCACTCGGTTCTCTGGGCAGCCCCAGGCCGCGCTCGCCGATGATGGTGCGTTGGATCTCGCTGGCCCCGCCGGCGACCGTCCACTCCCATGAGCCGATGAAGTCCAGCAGCCACGCGCCGGACTCCCAGCCACTCGACATCGGTTTGACCAACTGGGTGTGGGCGGCTAGCCCGCCGAGCTCGGTACCGAAGTCGGCCATCCGCTGCAGCAGTTCGCTGTAGTACAGCTTGACCACCGACGCATCGGCCGGGCCCGCGGTGCCGTTCTCGTTGTCCTCGACCACCTTCCGGCACAGTCGCCGCAGCGCGGTGATCTGGGTTTCGAACTGGGCGAGCCGGTCGGCGACGACCGGGTCGTCGACCGGCGCGGCCTGCACCAGCCAACGGAAGCCGGCATTGCCGAGCCGTTCGGCGAGCTCCAACATGGTCAGCCCGCGTTCGGCGCCGAGGGTGGCCTGGGCGACCTGCCAGCCCTGGTTCTCCGCGCCGACCAGGTTGGCGGCCGGTATCTCGACGTCGTTGAGGAATATCTCGCAGAAGTGCGCGTCGCCGATCGCGTTGCGGATGGGTCGTACCTCCACACCCGGGGATTTCATGTCCAGCAGGAAGAACGAGATGCCTTTGCGTTTCGGGGCGTCCGGGTCGGTGCGGGCCAGCAGTAGACACCAGTCGGCATACCGGGCGCCGCTGGACCACAGCTTCTGGCCGTTGACGACATAGTGGTCACCGACCCGGCGCGCCGTGGTGCGCAGCGACGCCAGATCCGATCCGGCCTCCGGTTCGGAGAAGCCCTGACACCAGATCTCGCCGTCGAGGATCGCCGGCAGGTGTCGGCGGCGCTGTTCGTCGGTGCCCGCCGCGAGCAGGGTGGCCGCGGTGTGGTGGATGCCGACGAACGCCAGCACCAGCCGTGGCGCGTCGTGGGCGGCAAGTTCCTGGTAGAGCACCACCTGCTGCGGCACCGACAGCCCGCCGCCCCATTCGGCCGGCCAGTGCGGGACCGCGAACCCGGCGCTGTGCAGGGTCGCGAACCATTCCTTCTGGAACCGGACGAACTCGTCCTCGCTCGCCCCGGTCTGCGTTCGCCGCCAGTCCTTCGGGACGTGCTCGGCGCACCAGGCCCGCACCCGTTCGCGGAACTCTCTCTCGCTCATAAGAACAACCCCGTCAGCCCGGCCCGGCCCGCGCGGCGGGTCAGCTCGTCGCGGGTCGCCGACAGCCCCAGCGGCAGCCGGCGCAGCGGCTGGCTGTGCCGCGACAGCCACGACAGCGTGGTCTCGTCGCAGAACCCGACCGCACCGTGCAGCTGATGGCACACCCGGAACACGATCTCGGCGGCCTCCAACGCGGCCGCCCGCAGCGCCAGCGCGTCGTGCAGCGCCTCGGGACGGCGTTCGCCGACGCTCCACAGCGCGTACTTGGCCAGCATGTCCAGGCCGCTGCGTTCCACCTCGGCGTCGGTGAGCTGGAACTGCACCCCCTGGAACGACGACAGGGTCTGGCCGAACTGTTTGCGCAGCGACACGTGCGCCACGGTCAGTTCGATGGCGCGGTCGAGCATGCCCAGCAGCGTCCAGCACGGCAGCACCAGTCCCAGTGCCACATCGGCGGCGCCGTCGGTGTCCCGTTGGGCGAGTTGCAGTTCGGTGACGAACTCGGTTCCGGCGGGCCCCTGGCCGGTCACCTCGCTGCGCACCCCGTCGAGGGTGACCGCGGTCCAACGGGCCGAGAGCCCCGCCACCGCGGCCGCCGGCCGCCGACCCCCGATCACCAGCAGCCCGTCGGTGTCGAGGTCGACCGGTTTGGCCAGCCGCTCGGCGACCGGATACGGCAGCGCCCAGTAGCCTGCGCTGCGGCACAGCGCCGCGGCGGCCTCCAGCCCGTCGGTGTCGGTGCGGGGGTCGAGCTCCCAGGCGCCCAGTTCGGCGAGCACCGGCCCGACGATCGCTTCGCGGTCGGCGGGTTTGGCCTCGGCGCGCTGCACCAGCTCGTCGCCGCCGGCCGCTTCGAACGCCCGGAGTGCCTGGCGGCCGTACTCTTTCGCGTCCTCGGAAAGGTCGAGGATCATGTGCTCGCTCACTTGGCCCCCGCCAGCATGCTGCGGGACAGCAGGATGCGCTGCATCTCGATGCTGCCCGAGGACACGGTCGATGCCTGTGAGTAGCGCCAGTGGTCCTCGACCTCGCCGAGGAACCATTTCGCCCCCGGGTCGTCGTGGGAGACCTCGGCGGCGATGTCCATCAGCACCTCCGCGCTGTCCTGGTCGAGCTTGGTGACCGCGATCCGGTAGGCGGCGGCGTCACCGGGTTGCACCTGGCCGCCGGCCTGCAGCGAGATCACCCGGTAGGCCATCAGCCGGGCCCGCCGGCAGTGGGTGAGCATGCGCATCCACCGGGTGCGCAGTTCGGCGGGCAGGTCGTCCCAGCGGTCGCCGAGCACGGTGGGCGCGGCGGCCAGCAGTCGTTCGCAGCGGGCGTAGCGGGCGATGCCCACCCGTTCGAACGCCAGCACGTCCTGCACGATCGACCAGCCCTCGCCGACCTTGCCCAACACGTCGGCCTCGGTGACCCGCAGGTCGTCGAAGAACACCTCGTTGAGATGGTGCGGGCCCAACATGGCGCGGATCGGACGCACCTGGATCGCCGGATCGTCCATCGGGACGAGGAAGATCGTCAGTCCCTGCTGTTTGCGCTCTCCGCGCGAGGTGCGCGCCAGCAGAAAACACCACTGCGCCATGGTCGCGTAGGAGGTCCAGATCTTCTGGCCGCTGACCAGCCAACCGTCACCGTCGCGCCGCGCGGTGGTGCGCAGCGACGCCAGGTCCGAACCCGCCTCGGGTTCGGAGAAGCCCTGGCACCAGATCACCTCGCCGCGTGCGATCGGGGGCAGGTGCTTGCGCTGCTGTTCGGGGGTGCCGTGGCGCATGATGATCGGCCCGACCCAGTTGACCCCCATGTACTGGGCGCCGCGCGGTTCATGGTGGGCCCACATCTCCTCGCGCACCACGGTCTGTTCCCACACCGACGCCCCGCCGCCGCCGAACTCCTTGGGCCAGGCCAGACACAGCAGGTCGCGTTCGGCCAGGATGCGGCAGAAGTTCTGCGCGGTCTCGAGGTCGGCCGGGTCGTCG
The window above is part of the Mycolicibacterium hassiacum DSM 44199 genome. Proteins encoded here:
- a CDS encoding acyl-CoA dehydrogenase family protein; its protein translation is MAGDFSEFHDELRSVAADLLAKERTVDWVTLVDAGWVGLEIDERYGGAGATFAETAVICTELGRAASTTSYLGGAVLAVATLNALAPSETRDRLLNRVASGDTRLAVALEGPDFVPDAPGADHILIVGDDGVTVAAPEVTPRPVVDETRSLGAIDPQISGETLEFDDDPVPAIERLRNRAAVAVACDSLGLAEAMLARTVSYVKVRHQFGRPIGSFQAVKHTCADMYVEISICRQLIDAAVAAIVDDAPDVGVAAAMAKSHVCPAAVEIASKAMQLHGGIGYTWESGIHVYLKRATLNRALFGSPAAHRSQLAKRYR
- a CDS encoding acyl-CoA dehydrogenase family protein; translation: MSEREFRERVRAWCAEHVPKDWRRTQTGASEDEFVRFQKEWFATLHSAGFAVPHWPAEWGGGLSVPQQVVLYQELAAHDAPRLVLAFVGIHHTAATLLAAGTDEQRRRHLPAILDGEIWCQGFSEPEAGSDLASLRTTARRVGDHYVVNGQKLWSSGARYADWCLLLARTDPDAPKRKGISFFLLDMKSPGVEVRPIRNAIGDAHFCEIFLNDVEIPAANLVGAENQGWQVAQATLGAERGLTMLELAERLGNAGFRWLVQAAPVDDPVVADRLAQFETQITALRRLCRKVVEDNENGTAGPADASVVKLYYSELLQRMADFGTELGGLAAHTQLVKPMSSGWESGAWLLDFIGSWEWTVAGGASEIQRTIIGERGLGLPREPSAV
- a CDS encoding acyl-CoA dehydrogenase family protein, which produces MILDLSEDAKEYGRQALRAFEAAGGDELVQRAEAKPADREAIVGPVLAELGAWELDPRTDTDGLEAAAALCRSAGYWALPYPVAERLAKPVDLDTDGLLVIGGRRPAAAVAGLSARWTAVTLDGVRSEVTGQGPAGTEFVTELQLAQRDTDGAADVALGLVLPCWTLLGMLDRAIELTVAHVSLRKQFGQTLSSFQGVQFQLTDAEVERSGLDMLAKYALWSVGERRPEALHDALALRAAALEAAEIVFRVCHQLHGAVGFCDETTLSWLSRHSQPLRRLPLGLSATRDELTRRAGRAGLTGLFL
- a CDS encoding acyl-CoA dehydrogenase family protein; the encoded protein is MDFRMGPKADQLRTELRELVKEHVPEHFLGAFTDDPADLETAQNFCRILAERDLLCLAWPKEFGGGGASVWEQTVVREEMWAHHEPRGAQYMGVNWVGPIIMRHGTPEQQRKHLPPIARGEVIWCQGFSEPEAGSDLASLRTTARRDGDGWLVSGQKIWTSYATMAQWCFLLARTSRGERKQQGLTIFLVPMDDPAIQVRPIRAMLGPHHLNEVFFDDLRVTEADVLGKVGEGWSIVQDVLAFERVGIARYARCERLLAAAPTVLGDRWDDLPAELRTRWMRMLTHCRRARLMAYRVISLQAGGQVQPGDAAAYRIAVTKLDQDSAEVLMDIAAEVSHDDPGAKWFLGEVEDHWRYSQASTVSSGSIEMQRILLSRSMLAGAK